From one Streptomyces sp. ICC1 genomic stretch:
- a CDS encoding peptidoglycan-binding domain-containing protein has product MPDDDRLLVRPYVPGSDLPSGPAYPAWPDESGRISVPTRFGPSVAVPEPPLVPAPEPASVLPGAASDSDRHGSRLPFVGLALLALGAAGVLALVLLGPDEEPPRAVAPPGLSVPVLPARSPGAGEEPSPPAESAPPALPAATSATAPPAAGPPTAKSPDPKPPGPTGAQPPEGAGTLSPGDRGAEVRALQERLYAQGFTYVSLTGVYDDQTRRGVTQLQQNRSIKGDPLGVYGPATRAVFPTGG; this is encoded by the coding sequence GTGCCCGACGACGATCGCTTGCTCGTACGCCCCTACGTGCCCGGCTCGGACCTGCCGTCCGGGCCGGCGTACCCCGCCTGGCCCGATGAGTCCGGCCGGATCTCCGTACCGACCCGCTTCGGGCCGTCCGTCGCCGTTCCCGAGCCGCCGCTCGTGCCCGCGCCGGAGCCGGCGTCCGTGCTCCCGGGCGCGGCGTCCGACTCCGACCGGCACGGCAGCCGGCTCCCGTTCGTCGGACTCGCCCTGCTCGCACTCGGCGCGGCGGGTGTCCTCGCGCTCGTCCTGCTCGGCCCCGACGAGGAGCCGCCGCGCGCCGTGGCCCCGCCCGGACTGTCCGTGCCGGTGCTCCCGGCGCGCAGCCCGGGGGCGGGGGAGGAGCCTTCGCCGCCCGCGGAGTCCGCACCGCCCGCCCTGCCCGCGGCCACCTCCGCGACGGCCCCGCCCGCCGCGGGCCCGCCGACGGCCAAGAGCCCGGACCCGAAGCCGCCGGGTCCCACGGGCGCGCAGCCGCCGGAGGGGGCCGGGACCCTGAGTCCGGGGGACCGCGGTGCCGAGGTGCGCGCCCTGCAGGAACGGCTCTACGCGCAGGGGTTCACGTACGTCTCGCTCACCGGGGTCTACGACGACCAGACCCGCCGCGGCGTCACCCAGCTCCAGCAGAACCGGAGCATCAAGGGCGACCCGCTGGGCGTCTACGGCCCGGCCACGCGTGCGGTGTTCCCGACCGGCGGCTGA
- a CDS encoding AAA family ATPase: MSAVPSQRGATRAPAQAAAPVRDVRGAASPGRLYFAEGDIVVVSGLPGGGKSTLIKRAAEGGGIDSQDARERWERRMPAALPYAVYRPAVRIAHYWGLWRVLRSGASAVVHDCGTQSWVRALLARAARRRGRALHLVLLDTTPEEARAGQAARGRGVSAYAFARHRGAVARLLREAEAGRPPAGCASVTLLDRPAASRLTVIGFR; the protein is encoded by the coding sequence GCGCCCGTGCGCGACGTGCGCGGGGCCGCGAGTCCGGGGCGGCTGTACTTCGCCGAGGGGGACATCGTGGTGGTGTCCGGACTGCCCGGCGGCGGCAAGAGCACCCTGATCAAGCGGGCCGCGGAGGGCGGCGGCATCGACTCCCAGGACGCGCGCGAGCGCTGGGAGCGCCGGATGCCGGCCGCCCTGCCGTACGCCGTGTACCGCCCGGCGGTCCGGATCGCGCACTACTGGGGGCTGTGGCGGGTGCTGCGCTCCGGGGCCTCGGCCGTCGTCCACGACTGCGGTACGCAGAGCTGGGTCCGGGCCCTGCTCGCCCGGGCCGCCCGGCGGCGCGGCCGCGCACTGCACCTGGTGCTGCTCGACACCACCCCCGAGGAGGCCCGGGCCGGGCAGGCGGCGCGGGGCCGGGGGGTGTCGGCGTACGCCTTCGCCCGGCACCGCGGCGCGGTGGCCCGGCTGCTGCGCGAGGCCGAGGCGGGCCGGCCGCCGGCCGGCTGCGCGTCGGTGACCCTGCTGGACCGGCCGGCGGCCTCACGGCTGACGGTGATCGGCTTCCGCTAG
- a CDS encoding MFS transporter: MCAVALGIFCLITSELLPVGLLTPVGADLGVSDGVAGLMVTVPGLVAGFCAPLVTVGAGRLDRRFVLVGLIALMAVANLVAALAPGFAVLLAARLLVGVSVGGFWAIAGGLAVRLVPERHVGRATALVFGGVPTASVLGVPAGTLLGELGGWRFAFAAVGGLGVLTLAALLLLLPPLPPTRQITFAQLPALLRSNRGVRAGVAVTFLVVTGQFAAYTFVRPILQDVSGVDAGYVSTLLLGYGLAGVAGNFLAGSRDAHRTLLAVGVCLAVILALIATVPGAVAGSVLLLAWGLVYGGVSVSCQSWMIKAAPDDAEAASSLMVAMFNLAIAAGALSGGLAVDGISVPAAPLTGAVLMALAAGTVWATSTSRRATGGPSARS; encoded by the coding sequence GTGTGCGCCGTCGCACTCGGGATCTTCTGCCTGATCACCTCCGAACTGCTGCCGGTGGGCCTGCTCACGCCCGTCGGCGCCGATCTCGGCGTGTCTGACGGCGTCGCCGGGCTGATGGTCACCGTGCCCGGCCTGGTCGCCGGGTTCTGCGCGCCGCTCGTCACCGTCGGCGCCGGCCGGCTCGACCGGCGGTTCGTACTGGTCGGGCTGATCGCGCTGATGGCCGTCGCGAACCTGGTCGCCGCCCTCGCCCCGGGCTTCGCGGTGCTCCTGGCGGCCCGGCTGCTCGTCGGGGTCAGCGTCGGCGGCTTCTGGGCCATAGCCGGCGGGCTCGCCGTCCGCCTCGTGCCCGAACGCCACGTCGGCCGGGCCACCGCGCTCGTCTTCGGCGGAGTGCCCACCGCCTCGGTGCTCGGCGTCCCCGCCGGGACCCTGCTCGGCGAACTCGGCGGCTGGCGCTTCGCCTTCGCCGCGGTCGGCGGACTCGGAGTCCTCACGCTGGCCGCCCTGCTCCTGCTGCTGCCCCCGCTGCCGCCGACCCGCCAGATCACCTTCGCCCAACTCCCCGCCCTGCTGCGGAGCAACCGCGGGGTCCGGGCCGGAGTGGCCGTCACCTTCCTGGTGGTGACCGGGCAGTTCGCCGCGTACACGTTCGTACGGCCGATCCTGCAGGACGTGTCGGGCGTGGACGCCGGCTACGTGAGCACCCTCCTCCTGGGGTACGGGCTCGCGGGCGTGGCCGGCAACTTCCTGGCGGGCTCGCGCGACGCCCACCGCACGCTGCTCGCGGTCGGGGTCTGTCTCGCCGTGATCCTCGCGCTGATCGCGACCGTGCCCGGAGCGGTCGCGGGCTCGGTGCTGCTGCTCGCCTGGGGGCTGGTGTACGGAGGGGTGTCCGTGAGCTGCCAGAGCTGGATGATCAAGGCCGCGCCGGACGACGCGGAGGCCGCGTCCTCGCTGATGGTCGCGATGTTCAACCTGGCCATCGCCGCCGGCGCGCTGTCCGGCGGCCTCGCGGTCGACGGGATCTCCGTGCCCGCCGCACCGCTGACCGGAGCGGTGCTGATGGCCCTGGCGGCCGGCACCGTGTGGGCCACCTCCACGTCGCGACGTGCCACCGGTGGCCCGTCGGCCAGGAGTTGA